In Cinclus cinclus chromosome 13, bCinCin1.1, whole genome shotgun sequence, a genomic segment contains:
- the NPTN gene encoding neuroplastin → MPRSGPLPAAFSLLLATAALLPGPAAAQNEPRINASEDVVLHVAGVAVTLQCNLTSSPSPLAASYWVKNGEEIPGTRKLSNTTEYRILKARAEESGEYLCVFVFSGSPVANATIEVRATPDITGHKRSENKNEGQEALMYCKSVGFPHPEWVWRKKVNGVFEDINNSSGRFFISNKENYTELSITNLQISEDPGEYQCNATNQVGSVSVTTILRVRSHLAPLWPFLGILAEIVILVVIIVIYEKRKRPDEVPDDDEPAGPMKTNSTNNHKDKNLRQRNTN, encoded by the exons ATGCCGCGCTCCGGGCCGCTCCCCGCCGCCTTCTCGCTGCTGCTGGCGACGGCCGCGCTGCTGCCGGGACCCGCCGCGGCGCAGAACG agccCAGGATCAACGCCAGCGAGGACGTGGTGCTGCACGTGGCCGGCGTGGCCGTCACGCTGCAGTGCAACCtcaccagcagccccagccccctgGCCGCCAGCTACTGGGTGAAGAACGGCGAGGAGATCCCGGGCACCAGGAAGCTCTCCAACACCACCGAGTACAG GATCCTGAAGGCCCGAGCAGAGGAGTCGGGGGAGTACCTGTGTGTGTTCGTGTTCTCCGGCTCTCCCGTCGCCAACGCCACCATCGAAGTGAGAG CCACTCCTGACATCACTGGGCACAAGAGGAGTGAGAACAAAAACGAGGGGCAGGAGGCCCTGATGTACTGCAAGTCTGTGGGCTTCCCCCACCCCGAGTGGGTCTGGCGCAAGAAGGTCAATGGGGTGTTTGAG GACATCAACAACTCCTCGGGCAGGTTCTTCATTTCCAACAAAGAGAACTACACCGAGCTGAGCATCACAAACCTGCAGATCAGCGAGGACCCCGGCGAGTACCAGTGCAACGCCACCAACCAGGTGGGCTCCGTGTCGGTCACCACCATCCTGCGCGTGCGCAGCCACCTGGCCCCGCTGTGGCCCTTCCTGGGCATCCTGGCTGAGATCGTGATCCTGGTGGTCATCATCGTCATCTACGAGAAGCGGAAGCGGCCGGACGAAGTTCCCGACG